Proteins co-encoded in one Acidimicrobiales bacterium genomic window:
- a CDS encoding PDZ domain-containing protein has product SSSVTNGIVSFNGRTVSEDQAHTLANTIQTSAPINPGNSGGALADLDSNVMGIPTLAATDQQNGGTAAGIGFAIPSNTVKLIAGQLASQGKVTNSGRAALGITAANGFNSSGQPGGVIIVQVQPGGAADKAGLKSGDVITAINGQQTQSVSDLNDVLAGLAPGNQAKVTVVQPDGSQKTVTVTLGQLPG; this is encoded by the coding sequence GTCCAGCAGCGTGACAAACGGCATCGTGAGCTTCAACGGCCGCACCGTCAGCGAGGACCAGGCCCACACGCTGGCCAACACCATCCAGACCAGCGCCCCCATCAACCCCGGCAACAGCGGCGGTGCCCTCGCCGACCTCGACAGCAACGTCATGGGCATCCCGACGCTGGCGGCGACGGACCAGCAGAACGGCGGCACCGCGGCCGGGATCGGCTTCGCCATACCCAGCAACACGGTGAAGCTCATCGCCGGACAGCTGGCCTCCCAGGGCAAGGTCACCAACTCCGGGCGGGCGGCGCTCGGCATCACGGCCGCGAACGGGTTCAACAGCTCCGGACAGCCCGGCGGCGTCATCATCGTCCAGGTCCAGCCCGGCGGCGCGGCCGACAAGGCCGGCCTCAAGTCCGGGGACGTGATCACCGCTATCAACGGCCAGCAGACCCAGTCGGTCTCGGATCTGAACGACGTCCTGGCCGGCCTCGCACCAGGGAACCAGGCCAAGGTGACGGTGGTCCAACCCGACGGCAGTCAGAAGACGGTCACGGTGACCCTCGGGCAGCTGCCCGGTTGA
- a CDS encoding sterol desaturase family protein, whose product MAVTTRFPATDVGGGLAPWARQLARYPGPRIIVAALVVVTAARVALWRWHWWDLLIVGAFIAAQPFTEWLIHVFILHFKPRTLAGRTIDPFISRKHRAHHLDPRDVPLVFIPLPTLVGMLIGGGLVLGLAFRSAERSLTAGVIALCLVLAYEWTHFLIHSPYRPRSAAYRYVWRAHRLHHFKNENYWFGVTVHLADHVLRTFPDKAAVPTSPTCRDLGVAPAS is encoded by the coding sequence ATGGCCGTGACTACCCGCTTCCCGGCCACCGACGTCGGTGGTGGGTTGGCCCCGTGGGCGCGCCAGCTCGCTCGCTACCCGGGTCCGCGCATCATCGTTGCCGCCCTGGTCGTGGTGACCGCGGCTCGGGTGGCCCTGTGGCGGTGGCACTGGTGGGACCTGCTCATCGTGGGCGCGTTCATCGCCGCCCAGCCCTTCACCGAGTGGTTGATCCACGTCTTCATCCTGCACTTCAAGCCCCGCACCCTCGCCGGCCGGACGATCGACCCCTTCATCTCACGCAAGCACCGGGCGCACCACCTCGATCCGAGAGACGTGCCCCTCGTGTTCATCCCATTGCCGACGCTGGTCGGCATGCTCATCGGGGGCGGGCTGGTGCTGGGCCTCGCCTTTCGCAGTGCCGAGCGGTCGCTCACTGCGGGAGTGATCGCGCTCTGCCTCGTGCTCGCGTACGAGTGGACCCATTTCCTCATCCACTCGCCCTATCGCCCCCGGTCGGCCGCCTACCGCTACGTCTGGCGGGCCCATCGGCTGCATCACTTCAAGAACGAGAACTACTGGTTCGGCGTGACGGTGCACCTGGCCGACCACGTGCTGCGCACCTTTCCGGACAAGGCAGCCGTGCCGACGTCGCCCACCTGCCGGGACCTCGGCGTCGCACCCGCGTCGTAG
- a CDS encoding low temperature requirement protein A, which translates to MDDVRVSTIELFFDLVFVFTITQLTTLLVAEPNGAGVGRVVLIFGNVWWMYGGYAWLTNAVPPHETVVRLLMLVGMAGFLIVALAIPLAFGSSGVAFGIGYLVVTVVHTGLFLRASQQSAVRAMFRLGPYNAVTAAMLLAAGFVGGPGRWALWVAAFVLHWTSPAVTAVGGFRIRAGHFVERHGLIVLIALGESVVAVGLGVQGHHELTAGLVATAVLGLALAAALWWLYFDGEDQRAERALDEAPDTRNPWLALFAFGYAFLPVLGGIIVLAAGVRQAIVSYDHPATAATAWFLAAGTAIYVLGLVLLRYFLRTGSLAPRAILAAAVLVTAVVGVEVSPEAQMAALTLILAAGIVIERARSVDHLPR; encoded by the coding sequence ATGGACGACGTGCGGGTCTCGACGATCGAGCTCTTCTTCGACCTCGTGTTCGTCTTCACGATCACTCAGCTCACCACCCTGCTCGTCGCCGAGCCCAACGGTGCCGGTGTGGGTCGGGTCGTGCTCATCTTTGGCAACGTGTGGTGGATGTACGGGGGCTACGCCTGGCTCACCAACGCCGTTCCGCCCCACGAGACCGTCGTCCGGCTGCTGATGCTCGTGGGCATGGCCGGGTTCCTGATCGTGGCGCTGGCCATCCCGCTCGCCTTCGGCTCCTCCGGGGTGGCGTTCGGGATCGGCTACCTCGTCGTCACGGTCGTGCACACCGGCCTCTTCCTCCGGGCCAGCCAGCAGAGCGCGGTGCGGGCGATGTTCCGCCTGGGCCCGTACAACGCCGTGACCGCGGCGATGCTGCTGGCCGCCGGCTTCGTCGGTGGGCCCGGCCGCTGGGCGTTGTGGGTGGCCGCGTTCGTGCTGCACTGGACCAGCCCGGCGGTGACGGCGGTCGGAGGGTTCCGCATCCGTGCCGGGCACTTCGTCGAGCGCCACGGGCTCATTGTGCTGATCGCCCTCGGGGAGTCCGTGGTCGCCGTCGGCCTCGGCGTGCAGGGCCATCACGAGCTGACCGCCGGGCTGGTCGCCACTGCCGTGCTCGGCCTCGCCCTGGCCGCCGCGCTGTGGTGGCTCTACTTCGACGGCGAGGACCAACGGGCCGAACGCGCCCTCGACGAGGCTCCCGACACGCGCAACCCGTGGCTTGCGCTGTTCGCCTTCGGCTACGCGTTCCTGCCCGTCCTCGGCGGGATCATCGTGCTCGCGGCTGGGGTGCGGCAGGCGATCGTCAGCTACGACCACCCGGCGACGGCGGCGACAGCGTGGTTCCTCGCCGCCGGCACCGCCATCTATGTGCTCGGGCTGGTCCTGCTGCGGTACTTCCTCCGCACGGGGTCGCTCGCGCCCCGAGCGATCCTCGCCGCAGCGGTGCTGGTCACCGCGGTGGTCGGCGTCGAGGTCTCGCCAGAGGCCCAGATGGCGGCGCTCACCCTCATCCTGGCCGCAGGCATCGTGATCGAGCGGGCCCGCTCGGTCGACCACCTCCCAAGATGA